The sequence GCATGGGCCCATCTGCGGTCGGACTCGTAGTGGCTGTTGGTTTGGCACCCACATGCAAAGGATCTCTGATCATAAGGGTTATAACATCCGCCAATATTGAGCTTGCTCATTGTTTTGCTTTATGATAATATTATGGTGGAAAACAGGGGATTTGCGCAGCGCGAATATGCCCAAAAGGGTGAGGAATCGGCCTCCCGTCAAACGGAGGTGGACTTAAccgtcccgttacattaattaattaattaatgcgtgacaagaaataaataattttgcatttgtttcttataaatttttattcagcgATAGGCAATCGTTTTTACGCGAAATGGAATGGGGAATATAGGTAGGTCAAACTCCCAATGACACttcgccattttttaaaaataatattgtatatattgaattatacattttatttatctacatatcaaattactttaattaatttacaattgcTCGATTGTgcaaagtataaaattattgaaaatattaattatttgatattcaattttacaatACAAATGTTATGTCAGAAATTgacataaatgaatattttgtggGTATTTGGCTCAAGACGAAGCCTATAGACCGGGAACCCCAGAGATCTTATATGAAAGAgaatagatttaattttaaactaataaaactTTGTTAAAATGTTAATTCTTAACTATATTGTCaacttaattacaaaattttgaggtTTGGAGATTGTGTTTCTTATAACAATGTTGGAAATAAATCCTAATccgtaataattataaaattcaaatatctttttactataatccaaaaataatggctaactgattaaaaattagacAATAAAAAGAAGTCAAGATTCTAAATTgcaattctatataattcaaagtaaattttaatttaactagCGCGCaatgatttttgaaataatttacttagtatggcaaaattatttgaaacacttttgaaaaacaatttgaagTATTTCGAAGACAATGTATAGTTATACTTTAACGTATTAtcaattgatttgaatttagttCTTACTTGTATgtgaatgaaatatttttgtcgagcaattttataaagaatatTAGGTGACTACTGGCAGACTCTAATCTACAATGAAATTTTGTAGAAATAAATTGTTAGGTAGCTAGCTAGCCCActctaatttacaataaaagaaaatgattataaGAATGGATCATTAGGTGGCTACTCAGCCTACTCTAATTTATATTCCAAAGAAAATGGTAGTTAatggtatttaattaaaaatcgtacCTGGTTACTTATGTAGTACGCTGATTTACTTATGTAGTACTTTATTTGCTCTGCTATTCTCACTCGCGTTTTGATATTGCTCGACACTTATTTTTGTCTACTGATGAACTTTAGACTAGGCTTGTAAGGACATGAGAGAGCGAGTACATAAAAATCTGCCTAGATATAGCGGTTTTTTCGGGTGGACCCAATTCCGTAAGTTTGGGGGGAATTCCACGCCCACGCTCTGCCGTCTCCATCCAACTCTTCCACTTCCTTCCGGAAACCCATTGTTTCGGGGCCGCACTATCCCTTCCACATTGTTTTCCCACTGACGTAGTTGCGTCGGACGCCCTCTACATGGGTCCAACACAACCCGCCCTTCAGCCTTATtggataaattatattattatattcttatatCATCGCTAAACTATATCATTTTGTAAATCTTAtaaactatattatttataaatgataattttataaactacatAATGTTCATAAGCTATATCATTCTGTGGATCTTAtaaactatattatttataaatgatcatCTTGAACCTGCATTACGTTTTCTAAACTATACTATTTTACCATTTATAATTCATATCATTCTATAAACTGCATTTTGTTAAAAGtagtattaattatagattaaACCATTTTAGGAATCTTGTAAATCGCATTGTTCATAAGCTGCATCATTTGATTAACAATATAAGTTATATCACTTACAAATTATATCATTTCATAGAATATATCATGTTGTGAATTAATTtccttttaattaattaattagttaatctTATTGCCTATGGTCattctatatttttactatttttatgtttactcATTTTggttgttgataaattttcatttgaatatttaatattttgattttaaattttattctattataatttttgtttgtgtcgctttctcttttaaataatttcactaTCGTAATGAAAACCTTTTTGCTTGTTTTTTTAACTACTCACTTGTCCAAACAccattatttgttttttgatgGTTTTTCAATTTGGAAAACATTCAAAAACTCATAACAGATAAGGcctaaagtaaataatacttatctgtaatatttactttagGTCTTATTTAGAGTGTGCTGACGATAAGGAAGTGCGTCAGCGGCCACTCTGACCTCGGGTGAGGATTAAAATTCCTTTTTACCCAATATAATATTACTATATAGATTAGGTGTTCGGACAAATTGCCTAAtgctaaataaaatgttaagtaaaacataaaatgtaagatttaaatgaaaataaaataaaataagataaaataatgtataaacAAACCAAAATAGTTTGGACGTAACACAAATATAAAAGATTTAagtctaataattatagtacATCATCTTTTATTCTGGTTGGGAATTTGCACAGTGCAAAGTCCcagtgattaataattaagttttaaaattaattttctcaaatacAAGCTTAAAGTgcgccatttttaattttatagagaATATGAGATGGTATTCCGGGTGGATTGAGTGTATGTAAGAACTCGACAGGATAATGGACAGCATCATCAACTTCTACGACTGTATCAATAGATTTATACTTCATTTGATTAGTTGATAGCTTTTATATAAGATAGTTGTTAATGCTATTCGCTGAATCATTCGTTGGAGTCAGAATAGCTCTTTCTTTTAGCCATGAAGAGCAATTAACtccaattttattgatatctgggtatattttattagttaatgTAGTTAAATCATCAACAATATCACCTAGGTTATTCGGAATACTTATTCGTCCGTCAACTTCTGAAATTTGTCCATTCCCTATATCAATGAGTAACTTGGAAAATTCTTCTGCTCTCAAATCATGTTGTATATGAACGcgcatattaattttcaaagacaGTACGTTAACATGAGGCCATAAAACTGAGGATTTGAGACAGACTTTGACTTCATCTGCACGTGTACCTCGTGGTACAACAGGTAAAGTTTGTCTGAAGTCACCAGCTAAAACAACAGTTATTCCACCCATTATTCGGTCACTATTTCTTATATCCTTAAGAGTTCTATTGAGAGCTTCAATAGCATTTTTGTGAGCCATAGTGCATTCATCCCATACTATCAGTTTTGCTTCTCTGATAACGTGAGCCATATAACTCTGCTTAAAAATATTGCATAGAATATTATCAGAATGATTCATTTCAAGaggtaatttaaatgtcaagTGAGCTGTTTTGCCTCCGTCAATTAAAGTAGCCGCAATTCCTGAAAAAGCAACAGCAATAGCAATACTTTTTTCACTTCTAATTTTCGCAAGCAACAAATTAATCAAGAATGTTTTTTCCGTTCCACCAGGAGCATCAAGGAAGAACAATCGTCCAGAATCAAAAACGACACTATTCAATATAGATTCATATGCTTCTTTCTGTTCTTTATTCAGTATCGGAACACTTTTTATCACTTCTTCGTTTAACTTATCAGTGTCATaagctaatttatttaaatattgttgattAATAATACCAGATTCTTGTTCTCGAGATGGTGAAGTGAGACCAAATTGTGAAAGAGTCTTACCTGACATAGCAAAGAACATATCTTCAAGATTAATCAAACATTGATTGTAAACAATATCAACATCTAACTCAGAGTTTTCGCGATTCCTACTCATTCGTCTTTTAATATCGTCCGTGAAATTATCTTGATATTTATCCCATAATTTAATCGGATCTCCAACTTGGCAAAAAACTAACATAACAGCAAACAATTCACGTATTTTGTAAGATGAATCAGAAATTGAGACTTCTGCTAAAGTTTGATCCCCATGAGCATCGTCTTCGAGCAATCCCATTACTCTGCAAGCTTCTTGAAATGTAGGATAGATTAAATCTTTTATAGTTCTTAAAGCCGTAAATAAATCTGGACCGCGAACTTCATGCAAAAGAAGACGGAGGTAATAACATTCAGTATTGGTAGGATGGACAGTATACACTCTGCCTAAAACATGatctttttttatacctaAATAACCTGGCACAATTTTTCCTTGTTTTCTTCTGTGAAACTGGTGTTTTCTCCAGACATAATAAGCTGGAACTtcacaatataataattttttcgcaaAATTGTCCACTTTACAGAGTTCAAAAAAAGCCATAAGTGTTGTTTTAGAATTGTTGATtgagtatattattttcattaaaaaaaactcgttgACCATTTTCTAAATGTACAGCAAGATGCATAACTGGAGGGAATCTCTCGTGGATAGGAAAACTCAGTATTCGCGAAACTGCCTCAGAAGTGCTAATGTATCGTCCTGCTTCATACTTTGTCACTTCATCAAGATCTCCAACAGTGAATGCTGCTTGATCAGATCCCTCATTTATAtacttacaaatatatttaattgatttcacTGAGTTGCAAACTTCAACATTTATATGAGCTTTGAATGTACGACACAGGACAGGGTTATACGGTACCACCCATCGATTGTCTATATTAATtccatttattattgttgttactCCACCATCTTCAGGAGATCGCCGACGATATTTAGGATATCCATCTTCTCCTAATTGGGTTTcctttataaaatgttttggatattttttcgTGCATGAACCATCCACCATACGGGGagaatttctattaaaagaaCCACATGGACCGTGaatcatatttgtttttattttttcatacagTTCTTGATCTTGATCTTGATTAGGCAGTTCAGCACTAATTACCTTATCAATAGATTCTGGTCTCAGCTTTTCTTCTAACCACAGAAGGATATGAATGTGAGGAAGTCTACGTTTCTGCCATTCCACAGTATACATATGACACTTCGTTTTGACAAAAATGCAACCTTTTGTCAGAAGATTCATCATATGCTTAATTTTCACGTAAAAAATTCTTACTATTAAGTCATGTCTATCGTGATATTTTTGGCCTTGAACTAAAAGCTCTTCAATTTCTTTCCATTTTGGATTGCAAGTGAACgtaataaaaaagtctggACGTCCGAAATGACGTACATAAGTCATATCATCTTGAGTTCGTTCATGCATGTATCGTGGCCCACCAGTAAAAGAAGATGGCAGCACAACCATTTTACCTATTTCTGTTATCTGACCGTCGGTTTTCGTTAAAGCGTCTTTAAGGTGAACGTATTCTTCACTTCGTAAGTTTGTTTGATGGTTACGAATCCAATTAAGTCGTTCAGTTTCAATTTTCGCATACATATCAaccaaaaattgatttaatagagtgcgaaataaaagtaaatgatttTCTTCTCCATTACGCTCCATTATTCTATAACTGTAAAACTCAGAAGCTGACACGGTCTTATTTAGAGGACGCTTAGTTTTTCCATCACGCTTAGGAATATTAATGTGATAGCCATCTTCTCCACGACAGAACATACGCGCGAACTTATCGTCTCTGCTGTTCAGGATGATATCTCTCTTTCCAAAATTTTGTCCAACGATGATAACTGCTACTTCTTTAGCCATTTGAGCATTGAAACGACCTCGATGTTCACCCGGAGGCTTTTTATCAGCATTAACTATAACCTGAAACTCTTTCTGATTCTTAGGAACTGATTCAATAGCAACCTTAAAATCTTTAATGTATTGATGGTGTTCATGAAGCAAATTTTGAAGTTGGTGAATTAACTCTGGCTTAATACTAGGACAGATCCCACAACGAATTTCTCTTTCACGATTATCATCACCAACAAAGTATATTTGGAGAAATGATGGTTGTTGATTATTTTCTACCATAAGGCTTCCTATCCTATGGTAGACTTGTCCCTGCACTTTAAATGTTGTCATAAAACTACCCTCCTTTACCTCTTTTGATCCAAAAGACGTCATTTGAAAGCACCCATTATACTTTCGAAGAGAAGAAAGAAAATGTTCTGAGATTGGGTGCTGATGAGTTAAAAGACTATGTAAAGGCTCTGGGTAGCGTTGAAGAGTAGGGAGCTGAACTTTACCACCACTACAGCACATTCCTTCAGCCTCATCCTTCCATTTCAAAGCACGACACCAAGAACAGGGTAATCGATGCCCaagatttacaattttatcattttgataGTCAATACTCGGTTCGTAACTAAGGCCAGATAAAGCTTTCAAAGTCCAagacattaatttaatttgtaatcgTTTCTCGTTGTACTTAGTTGTAGCTGCACGACTAACATGAGGGTTATTAGAAGCGTATTTTTTTGTCGCCTTTCTATGTACATCAGGATTACGATGAGTGTAATTTAAAGTGGCTTGTCGCAATTGTCTCTTTCTAATTGTATAGTTGACTCTTTTCCtccttttttttctcccaTTTGATTGAAGGGGATTCACATCATTAATAACTGATTCACTTGAACTTTGTAATTCAACGTTAGGAATTAATTGAGGTAGTAAAACTTCCgctaatatattttcttgagtTTGAGGCACTAAAAATGATACATTTTCATCACTttgtttatcataattatcactatttaaatttaaacacgaTGAAGCAACGTTATTAGTGACCATTATTATCATGCCCCGTAAAACGTAACCTTTTTACACATCGAATTGCTTCACCAACGGAAGCTATAATGCAATCACCTTGATACACTTCAAACCGATATGGAAATATCTCTGCGGCTGCCATAATTTCACAAACAGATCCATATGTGTTTCGTTTAGACATTTCGGTAAAGTATAAACCTACTGAATCATAATTCTTGCCAGATGACATAACAGTATAAGATTTAAATCTATCCCAGTTGTTAATGACATgagaaacaataatatttctcaTTTTATTAGCCATTAATACATTACCGTAAACCAGTAaagataaagaagaaaatattccatctatcaaaatatattctaCATCCATTatgatgaatatatattaaataattttttcaattatactttaaatatttatcgataataaaatactatgtttatttcaaaatatactttaaaaaaaattaaatttactgaacTGAAAATTAACAGAAGTtcgtaattaaaaactattatcgcattaaatgtaaaatttaaattttcacgtaaattgataaaatcagaattagtaaagtaataaaaaattttttgataaattgaaataaacactTACCAACTGGAAACTttcgaaaaaatgataaaaaaattttcatgaagacttacttgaattaaaaacaatgaataaaatataattgacatATACTCAATTGAAGTCACCATAATAAAgaatagatattttaattatttaaattagcgTCGAATACGTATaaataccaaaatttttttaattattaaaatttttctttgtaaatatcgtgacagcgatttatttttgacatttattcatttattttctcaagCATATCAtgatataattcatttatctaaAGCCAACTTCAATATCATTATagttataattcattttcgattactaataattattagtaatcacaaatgaattatttacaataaattgcgTCAAAAaccattttatgattattaataatctaagATTCATTAACTAATAGAAAGtgtgtttgaaataaataaaattgaataattattattatttgatatactCTTTCCAATCtctaatagttttattatcgTTTTATGTTCAAGTCTCCAATTCAAAGTTAATCTTGTACTTCACACAACATTTTTAACATCCCGCTGAAAAAtcgggaagttattaattttactcctttgttagaaaatcgagttttaaacggatgttgacgttttgaggtcctaggaattCTCCCCGAATGTTTCCGCAGTGATGTCCGTATATctttatgtatgtgtgtgtgtgtgtgtgtgtgtgtgtgtgtgtgtggccGTATGTAAAcctcttataacttttgaacggctCGACCGATTTGATCTCGGTTGGTGCCATCCGAAAGGGCTCGACCAAACttagattttaaatacaatttataccgATTCGAACCggtatattttgagaaatctcaaaaatactacaaaaaaaaaaattttttcaatgtggtttttatagaattacttttaaacgACTActgatcaattccaaaaactAATCAGCTCTCAACATCAAGAAACCACGTCGATCGCCGCTAGCCCGGTCACAATCGATTCATTCTTTTATGAGTTAtcgttgtcgaaaaaaaaaacagaaaaaaatgttttttctgaATTATATCGAAATTCATACTTCGATCGATTAAAACTCAATGACTCTTTATGAGGCCTGAAAAactgcgtcgaatgccaccaaTTGCgtaaaaatcggttaattcattcaaaagtattttggtTTTAGAATTCAAGAAATAATGTTATATTGAACTTTTACCAGATTTTTGAGCTCGGAGTAAGTACAATCccaccaaaaacagattctctgtaaaaAATCTCGCCATGTACACGTTCAACACTATCTatgaatggaaaaaatgtactttgcaaaaagatataaaatctTGAAAACACCAAGTAACTGGTAGCATTGGAAATCATGAGAAAAATctgaatcaaaatatataataaaaaaaaatgatccgaatgtacttggtgtgcgtttaaacaataaattttcttgttatcGTCATTTGTTTGCAGTTTACTAAAATTCAGAATCGATTATAGAAATTGACTGTAAAATCAAAAGCGTGTAGTCAAAATTTACACACTTGCCGAAAAACATTGAAATCccaccaaaaacagattctctgtaaataatcgcgccaagtacacgttcaacaCTATCTatgaatggaaaaaatgtactttacaaaaagctataaaatattgaaaacacCAAGTAACTGGTAGCATTGGAAATCATGAGAAAAATctgaatcaaaatatataataaaaaaaattatccgaatgtacttggtgtgcgtcaCGATTTCATTGAGTCAAGTAATTCACTGCAAATCCACTCTAtaagtgtattatttttaaacacatGGAGTGTATCCCATGTTTGTCATACGcaaactatagtttttttgtagtcatttccctgtttagaaaatctcatagaatccaatagattctcatgCATTCCTATAgggattttataagaatgaatgagttctatgagaagcgctatagttaagtatagggccttatacatacagctataagaatctatcggattttttaagcagggttgATACACGTTTAACGGTGTGTTAAATTTCTATAGCTTGCTTGCCGCATTTCAATGTTTTTCGGCAAGTGTGTAATTTTTGACTACACGCTTTTGATTTTACAGTCAATTTCTATGATCGATTCTGAATTTTAGTAAACTGCAAACAAATGACgataacaagaaaatttattgtttaaacgcacaccaagtacattcggatcattttttttattatatattttgattcagATTTTTCTCATGATTTCCAATGCTACCAGTTACTTGGTGTTTTCAagattttatatctttttgcaaagtacattttttccattcatAGATAGTGTTGAACGTGTGCTTGGCGAGATTttttacagagaatctgtttttggtggGATTTCTCTTTGTTTTGTAAAGCAAAGCAACTTCAAATATTATCTGAAAGTTacattgtttttaatatttctgaataaaattctttgatacaataattataaattttttaatattacgaAACATTTACATGAAATAATCTTAGCAACTAAGAaatatgagtttttttttcattttgccgTCCTATATCCAGCGCAGATTgagggaaaatttaattcagagttgtcagaaaatttttgtctgcgTCGCCCCATCTACGATCAAACGTAGTGTAATATTTTGTCAAGTcgtcaaatcatttttaagtttaaaatcatTCTATTGGCTCACAGTTTAATCATTATTAGACAATAATAGTACACTATAATTTACCgcataaattgaaattaacttttaaaaaagtattattgtaatgatttttttttcttgtgagAAAATAGAGaatatttttaggaaaaattctttttaagaaCAATGACCCCCACTATTGTTTTACTTTTAAGCGCcactttttttaagatataaCACATGCCAACTTaaataaacatcaataaactaatcaatcgaATTCTTGACttttatggtaatttttagttattataccATTATCGAGTTTAACAAAACTGTTGAGATACACGAAATTATTTAGATCgagtttgttataaaaattgtgatgtaaataatttattagtattttcagTTGATGGAaacagttataattaattttttaatattgaaaatactttCGTGATTATAACTCATCATTTAGTCATACAATAGGATTGAA comes from Microplitis demolitor isolate Queensland-Clemson2020A chromosome 8, iyMicDemo2.1a, whole genome shotgun sequence and encodes:
- the LOC128668462 gene encoding uncharacterized protein LOC128668462, whose amino-acid sequence is MVTNNVASSCLNLNSDNYDKQSDENVSFLVPQTQENILAEVLLPQLIPNVELQSSSESVINDVNPLQSNGRKKRRKRVNYTIRKRQLRQATLNYTHRNPDVHRKATKKYASNNPHVSRAATTKYNEKRLQIKLMSWTLKALSGLSYEPSIDYQNDKIVNLGHRLPCSWCRALKWKDEAEGMCCSGGKVQLPTLQRYPEPLHSLLTHQHPISEHFLSSLRKYNGCFQMTSFGSKEVKEGSFMTTFKVQGQVYHRIGSLMVENNQQPSFLQIYFVGDDNREREIRCGICPSIKPELIHQLQNLLHEHHQYIKDFKVAIESVPKNQKEFQVIVNADKKPPGEHRGRFNAQMAKEVAVIIVGQNFGKRDIILNSRDDKFARMFCRGEDGYHINIPKRDGKTKRPLNKTVSASEFYSYRIMERNGEENHLLLFRTLLNQFLVDMYAKIETERLNWIRNHQTNLRSEEYVHLKDALTKTDGQITEIGKMVVLPSSFTGGPRYMHERTQDDMTYVRHFGRPDFFITFTCNPKWKEIEELLVQGQKYHDRHDLIVRIFYVKIKHMMNLLTKGCIFVKTKCHMYTVEWQKRRLPHIHILLWLEEKLRPESIDKVISAELPNQDQDQELYEKIKTNMIHGPCGSFNRNSPRMVDGSCTKKYPKHFIKETQLGEDGYPKYRRRSPEDGGVTTIINGINIDNRWVVPYNPVLCRTFKAHINVEVCNSVKSIKYICKYINEGSDQAAFTVGDLDEVTKYEAGRYISTSEAVSRILSFPIHERFPPVMHLAVHLENGQRVFFNENNILNQQF